The window TGCAGAGTAGCCCTCCGCGTGGATATAACTCACCTCCTTAAGTTTCAATGCAGCCTCAAGAGATAACGGATACATATATTTTCTACCTATAAACACAGTATTTTTATAGGTAGAAATTTGCTCTGCCATTCTTTTGACAGCTTTGTGTTCGGCAAGCGCCTCACTCATTAAGTCCGGTATCCTAAGCAGAGCTTCGATTATCTCTCGACTTCTGACGCCTGAAATATACATACCTATCATATATAAACATACAACTTGGCAGACAAAGGCTTTCGTAGAGGCAACACCGATTTCTGGACCAGCATGGGTATAGACCCCAGCATCTGTCTCACGAGCAATGCTGCTACCTACCACGTTTACTAAGCCCAAAGTTAATAATTTCTTTTGTTTGGCCAGCTTAACCGCTTCGAGTGTGTCCGCCGTCTCGCCGGACTGACTAATTGCGAGGATGGCCGTACGGCCATCTAGTGGCTCGTCATGGTATCGAAATTCACTTGCCAATCGAACTTCGACAGGTATTCTGCAGTGTTCTTCAATAAAATATTTTCCAGTCATACCCGCATAGTAGCTTGTGCCACAGGCAACAATTAGCAGACGGTCGACTGTTTTCAGTCTCTCGGCAACATCCTTCAATCCCCCCAGCTTAACCGTATCTCTTTCTGGCTTTACTCGCCCAGCCATGCTGTTTTTGATAGCATCTACAGATTCATGTATTTCCTTAAGCATAAAGTGGGGGAAGCCCTGCTTACTAAACTCCTCGTTGCTAATATTGATATCTTGCGCCTGCTTGTCTACAGGCAATATATTTAAGTCATATATTCTGATATCAGATCCTTCAATCTCGACGATCTCGTCGTCATCGGGGTAAATCGCTTTGTTGCAGCCCTCGGGTAGAGCGGATATGTCTGAAGCCACCGCGGCACCCTTGCCATCACTAGCCACCACCATCGGGCTAGATTTCCTGGCTGCATACAGTCGGTTTCCCTGCTCTGCCAATACCACAATTGCGTATGAGCCTTTAAGCTGCCTAACCGCATCTACCACTGCATCGCGCAAGGAACCTGTCTTCGAATAGAAGTAGTGTATAAGATTAGGGATGACTTCAGTGTCTGTGTTTGTCTTAAGTTTATAGCCATTATTCTCTAAGAATGTGCGTATGTCTTTATGGTTCTCGATAATCCCATTGTGTACAACAGCGATGCTACCATCGTTGCAAACATGAGGATGGGCATTGGCAGCAGCTCCCCGTGGGTGGCCATCGCGCGTGGCCAATACCGATCGTCAGAAGAATCTCGTTCGGCAATGGGGCTCAAGCCCAGCAACAAATCCTTTGACCTTATGAACAAATATTTTACCCTCTCTCGAAGAACTGCAATGCCCGCAGAATCGTAACCGCAGTATTCAGGCTTTGGGCCTGAGATAAGTTTTTCCTGACTTTAGCGATACCTGTAACACTGCAATTATTCCGCACATGGAATATGATATATACCAAATCAAGACCATATTGCTTAAATGTTGTCAAAAAGTTTCAGCAAGTTATCCTGCAGGCGGTCGTGTGTTTACGGTTATGTTATAATTTAGCTACATAAAATTATTAATATGTCTAAAAAACTCACTTTTGACCACTACTACTCTTTGTTTTGCTTGCATTGGCTACTTTAGCTTATTAATTGGTTTGCGTCAAGATTCTCCCAAGCCAAGATAATTCATCGGACCCAAATGTTGCAACAAGGAATCAAATTGATTATTCCCCGAGTACTAAAAGACGCTGACTACGTTAGAAGTATCAAAAGATAAACTTTCGACAGACGCCAATGGAACAACCGAGCCAATCTACCGATGGTTCGATGTCAATCACAATTACGCGCAGTGTTTGGCAGCGATACAGCGACGATTGGATCAAGAGCTAATTGGCTTTATCGCAGATTCTTGCACCACAAAGATTAGCGATGGCATGTCTCAGATAGAGGCAACATCTGTCGCGGTGTCGGCAAACGGAACGTATGGGTGTAATGCTAAGCTCAATACTTCAAGCCTTGGCAAAGATACTGACTGGATAGTTACCATTACTGCGAATGACGTGAATGTTTCGCAAACCTACTCTAGAGAGGAGGCGCGTTGAGTGAAAGGAAAGAAGTTTTAGGTGTTGCCCTGTTTTCTAGCCAGCATTGTTTTTGCCCTCTTAGCGCTTTCATGGGCTTAATGGTAATGATTTTCCTCACGGGAGGATAATCGATGATGTTGTATTTCGCAACAAAAGCTCAATGACCGTCCAAGAGATTCAGACCTTCCTAGAATCAAAAGTTAACGGAGGTGCCTGTGATCGATACCGAGCCGGCGTATAACTCTGGCTACAACCCCCTGGACGTGCTTATTTGAATTCAGGCAGAACGCCCGACAACTGGGGCAAATAACTATGGTCAATTTAATCCGGATGGCTCGCCCGCATCGGTTTCTGGTGGTCAATCTGCCGCACAAATAATCTGGCAGGCAGGGCAAGACTACAACATTAACCCGCAGGTGTTAATTGTCTTACTCCAGAAAGAGCAAGGTCTAGTGACGGACAACTGGCCATGGACGATCCAATACAGCAAAGCGACCGGATACAACTGTCCCGACACCGCACCGTGTAATCCAGCGAGTGCAGATTTTGTAAAACAAGTTAGGGGTGCTGCCTGGTCGTTTAATTACTATATCGAGCATCTAGATAGCTACTGGTACGGGATAGGTAGCAACGATATCTTGTATAACCCAAATACCGCATGTGGCCGAAAAACGATTAATATCGAAAATGCTGCTACTGTAGCCCTATACCTATATACCCCCTACACACCAAACCAAGCTGCCCTTGACTAATTTGCCTTACAGCACAGGCGACTCATGTAGCACCCTAGACAAATTTCTGGAGTATTTTAAGTAATGATTGGTTTTGGTACTTTTACACAACCTACCTATGCCACCTTGCCTTATACAAAGTTAGTGAGCTATAAGGGTTGAACAGTAGTTCAGACAAAATATCGACTGTCGAACTTTGTTTCTGGCTTAGTCCTCAAATATGGTATGACAGACAGGCTCGAACTGGCGACGCGCACCGGACGGGTTAGCAGGTCGTACTATGCACCAATAAACCTCTGGGCGGGAAGCAGCCAGTTTGGCTCACCTGCATGGGAACCAATGCTAATGTTCCCTGGTCGTGACTTCAGTGCAGTTTATGGACGGGGTAACACTTGCCAGCAACCAACACATGGCAGAACCCGGCGGGTAGTAAAGTATATATTCGATGTCTCCAGTATACGGCTCGATTGATCTATATACCGGCTTTAAACCTAGCCTGTTTCCAGAAACCAAATGAATTTAACAGGCCGTAAGTTTTGTTGATGTTGAGATAGTGCAAGTGACGCCTCTGCCGACTACTACAGGTATCGGCACCAATCACGTGATTCCTGGAACAACGGCGTAGAAGTGGAGCTATATAGTATGGGGAATGAGCAATACAAAAATGGTATGATCAGACCGCAACCGAAGGACAAATCTCAGAAAGACAATGTTATATACTAAGCCTATCGGGAACATCGACATTTTACGGAATGCGTGGTCTAACACTGTGCCCTCTCCAGACTTCAGTGCAGTTTATGAAGCAGACAGGAGTAACACTTGCCCAGCAACCAACATGTCGCCAATCCAGGAGCAAATTGTAAAGTACGTCGTGACTCTAAGTGTGCCGATGAATACTCCTCGGTCAAATATCCTTGTACTTTCAGCCTTCACTGTTATTCAAAAGCCTGGCGTCATGAACGACGCTAACTCTTTATAGACAGATGTACAGAAACCAGTCTACGCCATGCTGTACGCTAAGAGTGTTGTCATCCTGCTCAGAATGTACATTCCGTCAACTAAAAACAGTGGCAATATATGGCTTGGTATGATCAAATTATCTATGGATGCGCCTTCGGGCACTAAGAAAGGTCTATCTCTGTATAAGCCCCTCGGAAACAGCTCACTATTTGGATCCAGCTGGGGAGTTAACAAGAATGTGCCTGGCTATAATTTCAGTAAAGTATATAAAGCGACAGGTAACGCGCAAATAACCAACGCATGTGTAGTACTGCCGGACCAAATCAAATCGATACGATGTAGAATTTAACGGCCCTCGATATGTTGGCCGGGGAATATCGAACTAGGTTTAAGCCTTCATTGTTGTTCCGCGATGTCCGATCCTTTAACGACCCAACGCATCGTTTTATCGACATTACGATGACTATTAAAGTACTTCTTCAGCAATAATTCTTGTGTATGGGTCTGCCGCTGTTGCCTTGCTGTCATGTGCTGCGGGTATAAAGTTGTCACGATTAATCACCCAGTCGATCATCATCTGAATAATCATAAAAAGCAACACCACTTTCTTCCGCTATGCTTTTAAACTTCATCAGGATTTGATCGTAATTGAGGCTCCTGTAAATTTGATATTCTGGCGCATGGATAATAAGATAAACCTTAATATTAGCTATTAGTTCCTTTAAGCTGTATGATGTCCTAGGAATGCGCATTGCAAAATCGTTCTCGATTGGGTAGATTTAAACCCCCTCAGGGTTGGCTTCGACAGATCATCAAACTTCATCCCAATCTTTGTCTAGCCAGGCCCTGCCTTTCGTCTCGATCTCGGGTCAGTTCTGATGCAGGTGCAATGGGTAATCAGTGATTGTTCGAGGCGGCTATCTTTATATAGCCCAAACTTATCATAATTACATATCTTAACTTTGTAAATACTGGATCTAGTTCTGATAGTTGGTTGTACAAGATATCGTCAGATGAAGTATTATGGTACGCTACTGCTGAGGTCTGAATATTTTTATTATTGTCTGCTTATTGGGTACCAGTGATGCTGCAGCATCAAGACTAATAATGTTGTGCTCGGTGCTGTTATGCCTGAGATATGCAGGACAAATTAGTGGTTAAAACATGTGTCACTACCATTCAAACCAGAATTAATGGTCTCTGTATGTTGTCAGTGATTCGATTAAGCTGCAGTCGTAATGCACCAATGCCATGTGATGATCAACGACAGCTATATCGGCGTCGATCTTTCCATCGATTGTCCATATGGCATAATCATTCTGAGTTAGCATTTTTGGGGAATCGCTGATCTCGGCAGCTTGTCGACTAAAAACAATCAAGTATTAAATACCCCGAAGATATCGGAATAAGACTCTGAATAATTTGGGAACTGAAATAGATAGATTCATTGTGAATCTCCATAGTTATTACTAACAATATCGACAACGTGTAGATGTTTCACCTCAGCCACGTAATGGGCAGCCTAGGAATTTTTCTGGGATATCGCCGTTCCTCTGGCCCAGGTGAACAAGTTCCGCAACTGCGATCACAATCAACAGGATTATGATCTCCTCTTTCTTACTGAACCTCGCAGAATCGGGCCAACTTGTCTAAAGACACTAAGTTACCTAGGTCTTTTAACAAATCCATCGATGACGTCTGCTCAGACTTGATTATATAAATGCATCGAATCGAGGCTGCTCGAAAAATATCCAACCCACACATACGAGTATATGCTCAAATTATGAATTACCCTCCATAACATCTGAAGCGACCCGACTTTCCTCCTAGCCATTCTTTTTTGCCTTAGTCTATGTGCACTCCGGTAATGATTCCAGCGAATGCTAGGTAAGACCCGTGCAGTAATCCCCAAAAGATAAATGTTAACGCAGCACCATGCATAGCCCACTAAAGGTTATCATCAAGTTGTAATACCATCTCATAACAACGCGGTTACCGCCAAGCGGTATATATAAATAATCAATCTCTAAACTTCAGGTTGATATGAAATGTGCCATCGACCAAAATTCAGATATCGACGAAATATAGCCGATCAATTCTTCATTAAATCGTGGCCAAGTAGTCTATGAGCCTATCGCAATGTCAGAATACCCAGAAAAGTCTCCAAGATCTGAAAGGCGATACTCAATAACGAGCGTTAGCCATCGTACGAATGTTAAAGGTTATTATTGAATATCTCGTTGGCAATTACGCTCTGTCGCTTAATAGCCACTTTCTTAAATAGTCCCCAAACAATCAGTATCAAGCCACTCCTGATCCGCTCTAGGTCAGGCTTAATTTTCTTTTTTAGTTGTGGCAGTAATCTAGACGACCTCGATTGGGCCGGCTACAAGTTGTGGAAAATAATACATACAACGCAAAATACCAAGGTGCTTTTCTGGTTTTATTTTTTCTTATATACATCGATGGTGTAGCTCATCTCGTCTGGAAATGATATAGAAAGATATGCCTACAAGGCAGGGGGTGAGTTGAGGGCGATATCTGGATAGTTCCAGCCGATTAAGTTTATAATATCAGTGAGACGTTGAAAATTGAAATACTTAAACAAAATAACAAGCCAAGGTTAGACATCAGACTTACATATAGCCATTTACGTCTATGCTTGGCGTTTCTCTTCGACATCATTAAGGATGCTGTATGTAGTCAATGAGGTTGACGCGACGATTAAGAAATGAATTTGCATTCCAACTCATATAGAATGTGTAGCTAGCACCCAATAATAAACCATCGAACCTATATGGTGATGAGTAATACAACAAGAATACGGTCAGTAAAATATCGGAAGGTACGAGAACGGGTTAAATAACAAAATGTATGGCCTCAAATTAACGCATGGGATTCTATCAACTCTCCGATTGAATTAAAATTGTTATTTGTCATCTATTTTTCTTTAAAATTTTCATGAATTTATATAGCATTATCGAGGACTAGCTGATGTCATACCACAAAAAGCAAAGACATTTAAATGACAAAAAAAGAACTCAAGCTGGCTGAACAACTAGCCGTTGAAAAAATAAGAAATGTACAAGCAGTTTGTATGATCTAGAATTGGAGAGTTTTAGAACCATAAACTTTATAAAGATTCGTAAAAAATCCTGTCAAAGGATTTACTTCTAACGACCGAAATACCATCCCTACTAAAGCGGGCGGAAAAATCTACCTTCCTTCTGAAATGCCGACAGCCAAGATTTTCTAGACAACGCATAGACGGACGTGATAGGCTTATCAAAATACTCCCCCTTTAAATGGTACCCCCGTTAAAGTTGCCGTAATTGGCGAGGTCGACTGGCTGAACACCATTACACTATTATTACCTTTCAAGATAAATTCCGGCCCATGGGAATATTGCCGAGTTGGCATAGAAATGCTGGTAATTAACCCTGGTAGCAAGTCAGTAGCTTTCCAGGCAATACATCCAATTCAGCCATCTGCAAAAAATTTATCAACGCAGGCGTGCTGCCCGGTGATTTATTGGCTAAGTAAGCGCAACCTTGACGACCCACTCTATTTATTAAACCACCCATATCATAGGTACAAGCCTTAACAAACAATTCAGTATAAAAACAAGAAGTTATCAGCATCCATGTTTTGTTAATCCATTAAAACAAATCAAAAACTGGTCTCTGAAGTCGCCCAAAGATACGATTTGTCTTTAGAGGCTGATCCAATAACCCTAAAGTTGATCTCAAGCTAGCAGGCGCTTCAACTTCGGGAATCCATCACAACTCAAGAAAGCCAATCAAGCTGCACTTGATATAGTAAATTTTAAGTCCGAAGAACTGGAAATTGGTCGCTACTCCACACATCGCAGTTGGATGTCCTGCGGTCGCAAAGCCCAATATTCGAGCAGGTTATTCATATCCATACACATATACGTCTATAGATAAAAGCAAACCGCTCGACAGATTGAGCGAAGGCCGTTCTGTTTATTGATGGCGTCGGGGGTGATGATTTTTGCATCGTTTCTAGGCATTTAGGGCTCTTCCTCTTGGAGTCCTAGGTGTAGACCTAAGACCCTAGAAATATCGATTATTCTCTCGACCTCTAGACAGGAGCACATCAAGCATGCACTCCGAAAATATTAATCGCCAAATATGAAAACAAAAGGCTGGTAATGGTGTTGCGGTGATACCGGTTTTTAACATAATAGCCGACATCAAGAAGATTGCGTCAAGTTACCGTTCAACGCTAAAGGTTATTAGCCGGCCGAGCAGTATTGGTATTTTTAGC of the Candidatus Nomurabacteria bacterium genome contains:
- the glmS gene encoding glutamine--fructose-6-phosphate transaminase (isomerizing), translated to MATRDGHPRGAAANAHPHVCNDGSIAVVHNGIIENHKDIRTFLENNGYKLKTNTDTEVIPNLIHYFYSKTGSLRDAVVDAVRQLKGSYAIVVLAEQGNRLYAARKSSPMVVASDGKGAAVASDISALPEGCNKAIYPDDDEIVEIEGSDIRIYDLNILPVDKQAQDINISNEEFSKQGFPHFMLKEIHESVDAIKNSMAGRVKPERDTVKLGGLKDVAERLKTVDRLLIVACGTSYYAGMTGKYFIEEHCRIPVEVRLASEFRYHDEPLDGRTAILAISQSGETADTLEAVKLAKQKKLLTLGLVNVVGSSIARETDAGVYTHAGPEIGVASTKAFVCQVVCLYMIGMYISGVRSREIIEALLRIPDLMSEALAEHKAVKRMAEQISTYKNTVFIGRKYMYPLSLEAALKLKEVSYIHAEGYSAGELKHGPLALIDNNFATIALAPYNDVYDKTASNLQEVHARKGPVFAFGSDRLSDVSDISKCLIKVPGIQDYVQPFATSIYVQLLAYYAGTKLGYDVDKPRNLAKSVTVE